The DNA segment TAGCGGAGACCAACCTCATCAGTCCGGATCTGGTCATGACCATCGGCGACCTGGTGCAGGGCTACAATGGCACGGAGGAATGGCTCACCCAGATGAAGGAATACCGCGGCACCATGGGGAAGCTGCGCATGCCGTGGTTCCCAGTCGCGGGAAACCATGACATCTACTTCCGCGGCGATGGGAAGCCACAGGGCGAGCACGAGGCGTCCTATGAGAAGCATTTCGGCCCGCTGTGGTACTGGTTCGCGCACAAGGGCAGTGGCTTCCTCGTCCTCTTCTCGGATGAAGGGAACCTGGACACGCCCGACGTGCGCCGCTCGTTCAAGGACCCGGCGCAGCAGAAGTTCAGCGGGCCGCAGCTCGCGTGGGTCCGGAAGTCGCTGGAGGAGATGAAGGACCTGAAGAATGTCTTCGTCTTCATGCACCAGCCGCGCTGGGACCTGGACCGCTACCCCGGCAGCAACTGGGCGGAGGTGCACGGCATGCTGGCCGCCCATGGCGGGGTGCGCGCCTGCTTCGCCGGGCATATCCACCGCCTGCGGCACGATGGTGTGAAGGACGGCATCCAGTACCACACGCTGGCCACCACCGGCGGTAACAGCGCGGGCAACTACCCGGACGCCGGATTCCTCCACCACATCAACCTCGTCTCCGTGCGTGCGGATGGCGTGAGTGTCTCCACCATCCCCGTCGGCAGCGTGATGGATCCTTCCATCCACACCGCGGAGCGCACGAATGAGATCTCCCGCGCGCGCGCCATCCGGCCGAAGGCGGTGACTCCCTTCGAACTGGACGCCGCTGGCAAGGGCTCCGCCGCCTACCCGCTGGAAATCCCCAACCCCACGAAGCATCCGCTGGAGGTCACCGTGACCGTGAGGGATTCCAAGGGCTGGACCGTCACCCCGGCCAGCCGCACCGCCACCATCCCGCCCGGCGGCAAAGGAACGGTGAGCTTTGATGTCGCCAGCGATGGCGCGGGCTTTGGCGGTAAATACCGCGTCCCCGGACTGACCATGGACACCTACCTCCTGGAAGGTGAAAAGCGGACCCAACTGCCGCCGAAGGTGATCCCACTGGAAATCCGCCTCGGCCAACTGCCGGATGAGGCATTCATCCCGGCGGAGGAAACCACCGCAGCCCACATGCGGGACCGTGAGTCCGGGATGAAGGTGGAGTCCGCCGGCTATGATCTGCCGGACGGCCCGTTCACCCTGGAGGCCCGCGTGTATCCGGAGGCGCTGCTGGATTCCTGCGGCATCGTCTCGAAGACCCAGGACTCGGAATACGGCCTGATTTCCCGTGGCAACGAAGTGCATTTCGTCGTCCACCTGAATGGCAAATACGTGCGCCTGAAGTCCGGGCCGGTCCTCAAGCCGGGAGTCTGGACGGATCTGGCCGCCGTCTATGATGGCTCCGAAGCGAGGCTCTATGTGGATGGCAAGCAGGTCGCCGCAGCACCCGCCTCCGGCAAGCGCACGCGCAACAAGCTGCCCCTCTACATCGGCGCGGACACCACTGCGGATGGCCTCCCGGGCCGTTCGTTCCAGGGTTCGATTGATGAGGTGAAGCTCAGCAAGCGCGCGCTCCACACCGCCACCTACACGCCGCCGGAACGCCGGGATGTGGATGGGGATACGGTGCTGCTGTTCCACATCGACCGCATGGTGGCGGGCCGCCTGCCGGACAGGTCCGCATCCCACGCCCACGCCTTCCCGGTTGGCAGGCCGATGCTCCGCGTGGTGAAGCACTGAGGCATCGCACATTGTCACACGGACCGGCACAATATCGGTTGCCGGTCCCCGCACGCGACGGGACTCTGCGGACGACCCGACAGCGGCAGCTCCATGAATCATCGCAACCACATCGACCCCGCGGCGGACCTGGATGATGAAATCCGGAGAATCTCCGGCCGCAGGATCGCCGGATCCTTGAAATGGTTGCGGAGGATTCGCGAACAACCCGCGGAGGCCGTCCATGAGGTGCGCAAGGACCTGAAGCGGCTGCGCGCGTTGGTGCGGCTGCTGCAGGATACCCTGGGGAAACGCCGCCACCGGAAGCTGCAAAGAGATCTCCGCAATGCCGGGCGGCTGCTCTCCGCCTTCCGCGATGCGGAAGTGAGGCTGCAACTCGTGAAAAACCTGGTGGACCAGTCCGACCCCGCCGCGCGCAGGGCGCTGGAGGAGGCTGTGGAGCGCATCCAGTCCGTTCATCAGGGGACGGTGAAGACGGAGGATTTGGAAGAAGCGGCGGATGAAGTGATGACACTGCTCCGCGGCGCACGCCGCCGCCTGCGTGTCTGGGTGGTTCCCTCCGAAGGGCTGGGCAAACAGATGGAGGGCGCGCTTTTCCGTTCTTTTGAAAAGGCGCGGCTGGCCATGCGCCGCACGCTGATCCACCCCGTGGCGGAGAATTTCCACGACTGGCGGAAGGCCTGCAAGACGCTGCGCCACCAACTGGACCTGGTGATGCAGCCCGGCGGGGAGGGTGGGGAGCATCCACGGATCGGGACGTTGCACGAGCTGTCCGAGCATCTGGGGAACCTCAATGATCTGGATGTGCTGGAGGAGTCGTTGGAACCCCTCGCGGAAGGCACGCTGGACATCGCCGGGCTGTCCGCCATCCGGCGGGAACTGGAGGAACGCCGGACCGAATTGGTGCGGGAAAGTTGGGCGGCAGGTGAGGGGATCTTCAGCCGGGAAGCGGAGAATTTCATTCCGTTGCGGGGACATTGCCCCGCTTTTTCAGAAACTTGGCTTGATTCCCCAGGATAGGGGGCGTAAACCCCGGCCCCTTCATGCCGGAAAACACACTCAAGATCGCCATTCCAAAGGGCAGCCTTGAGCAGCCCACCATCGAGCTGCTCTCGAAGGCGGGCTACGAAATCTATGTTTCGTCCCGTGGACTGCGCCCCGCTTCGAACGACTCCGAACTGGATGTCTTCCTCATCCGTGCCCAGGAAGTCGGTCGTTACATCAGCCAGGGCTTCCTGGACTGCGGCATCACCGGCTACGACTGGGCCTGCGAATATGAGGATGACCTGGTCGATCTCGCCGAGCTTCCTTATTCCCGTGCCACCGTGCGCCCGACGAAGTGGGTGTTGGTCGTACCGGAAGATTCCCCGATCCAGAAACCGGAAGACCTTCAGGGCAAGCGCATCGCCACCGAAGGCGTCGGCATCACCGAGCGTTATCTGAAGCAGAAGGGCATCACCGCCGATGTCGAATTCTCCTGGGGTGCCACCGAGGTGAAGGTGCCGGATCTGGTGGATGCCATCGTGGACGTGACCGAGACCGGTTCCTCCATCAAGGCCAACCGTCTGCGCATCGTTGACACCCTCCTCACCTCGTTCCCGCACTTCTACGCCAGCAAGACAGCGACGCTCGATCCTTGGAAAAAGGAAAAGATGGAGCGCATCGCCCTGCTCATCAAGGGCGCTCTCGCCGCACGCGGAAAAGTGGGTCTCAAGATGAACCTGCCAACGGCGAAACTGCCGGAAGTGCTCGAAAAACTCCCGTCCCTCCGCCGTCCCACCGTCTCCCAGCTTGCGGAAGAAGGTTGGGTCGCCGTGGAGACAGTGATTGACGAAGTGATCGTTCGGGACATTATCCCGGCCCTCAAGCTCCTCGGAGCCGAAGGGATCATCGAGTATCCGCTCAACAAGATCGTTCCCTGATCCTCACCCTTTCATCGCAAACCAACCCCGAACGCAACAGCCATGGGCTCCATCAAGAAACGCCGTAAGACCAAGATCAACAAGCACAAGCGCAAGAAGCGCATGAAGCAGAACCGCCACAAGAAGCGCCTCCGCTACAAGTCCTAGGACTTGGTTTGACCTTTTGATCTGATATGCCAGCGGACCGGAGTCATCCGGGCCGCTGGCATCATTCTGTCCGGATGCCGGGGCCGGTGCATCTTCCTTAGCGTCGGTAGTTGATTCATTTTCTGTGTCATGAGCCTCCAGGTGGTCGTTGATTTCCAGGTGATCGCCGAATCACCGGACTGGATCGTGGTCAACAAGCCCGCTCCGCTCATCGTCCATCCGGCGAACCGCAAGCCGGAGCCGACCTTGCTCGGTGGGATCGAGATTCTCTTTTCCTACGAGATGGAGAACGGCGCCTGCCCGGCCATTGTCACGCGGCTGGACCGTGACACCAGCGGCATCGTGCTGGTGGCCATGCACACCGCCGCAGCGCGGGAACTGGGAATGGTTTTCGAGAGACGGGAGGCGCGGAAGGAATACCTCGCCTTGGTCCATGGCTGGCCGGAAATGGATGAGTGGGAATGCCGCGTGCCCATCCTGCGTGCCGGTGAGATCGGCACGTCCACCATATGGGTTCGCCAGATCGCACATGAAGGAGGGAAGCCATGTTCCACGCGTTTCCTCGTCGAGCGGCGTTTCGAGCGTGTGGAGGGCAGATTTTCCCTCGTCCGCTGCTTTCCGGAAACCGGGCGAATGCACCAGCTCCGGGTCCATCTCGCCCACGGCGGCCATCCCATCGTGGGGGACAAGCTCTATTCGGGAGACGGTGCGGAATACATCGAGTGGATGCGTACCGGTTGGACGGAGGATCTGAAGTCCCGCCTGCATCTGCCGCGCCATGCGCTGCATGCGGCGGTGCTTGAAGTGCCCTGGGCGGGCGGAAAGGTGGAATGGCGTTCGGATCTGCCGCCGGACCTCGCCAATTTCATGGCAGGTGCGGAGGTGGCGGATACGCCCGGAGTTGTCATCTGGAGCCGCCACGACTAGCGTCCGGCATGGCTTTTCTCGATGAGGTGGTGGCGTATCTGGATGGGGAACTCAATACGACCGGGATTCCGGACTACCCGGGGGCCATGAATGGTCTCCAGCTCCAGAACTCCGGCGGGGTTCCCCGTATCATTGCCGCGGTGGATGCTTCCCTGCCGGTCATCACAAAGGCTGCGGTTGGTGGTCCCGGCCTCCTCATTGTCCACCATGGCATGTTCTGGCAGGGTGCCCAGGCGCTCACCGGCGCGTTTTACCGGAAGATACGGACGGCGATGGATGCGGATCTGGCAATCTATGCGTCCCATCTGCCGCTGGATTTCCATCCTCGGTGGGGGAACAACATCCGCCTCGCACAGGCGATCGACCTGGAGGAGATCACGCCATTCATGGAAACCAAAGGGCTGGCGATGGGCCTGCGCGGCACTTGGCGGGGTGGGAGGGATTCGCTCGTTTCCACCGTTGGAAAGGCGGTTGGCGGGCCGGTGCATCTCTGTCCCGGCGGTCCGGCGGAGATTTCGCGCGTCGGACTGGCCACGGGAGGGGCGGGAAGTGAGATCGCGAAGGCGGCTGCGGAAGGTATTGATACCTTCATCACCGGAGAGGGTCCTCATTGGAGCTATCCCTTGGCGGAGGAATTGGGCGTGAACCTGCTCTATGCCGGACATTACGCGACGGAAACCTTCGGCGTGAAGGCGCTTGCCGCCATGCTGGGAGAGCGTCTAGGCACTCCATGGAGCTTCATCGACCACCCGACCGGACTTTGAAAACCTGGATCACCGTCCAGCTCCCCGGAGCGGATCTCACCCCGGATTTCTTCCGTCGCCCACCCGGGGTCTGTGCGCGGGAGCTCATCGGGTGCATCTTTCGGTGGAACGGCTGTGAAGGTCGTATTGTTGAGACTGAATCCTATGAAGAATTCGATGATCCGGCGTGCCACACCTGGAACCGCCCGGGTGCCCGCAGGTTCATCGCCGGACACGATGCCGGTGCTGCCTACGTCTACCTCAACTACGGAGTTCATTGGCTGTTCAATGTATTGACCAAATCCCAGGAGGGGAACGGATTTGTCTTATTCAGGGCGTTGGAGCCCACCGTGGGTTTGGATAAAATGCGCCAACGACGTGGAGTTTCCGATGAGAAGGGACTTTGTTCAGGACCCGGGAAACTTACCAAAGCTTTGGAAATCAATGGAAATCACCATGGTTTGAATTTCCTGGAGGGAAGATCCACCGGGATCAGACGGGGTGGCCAGGTGGAGATCATCACGGGGCGAAGGATTGGTATCAGCCGGGCTGA comes from the Luteolibacter sp. SL250 genome and includes:
- a CDS encoding AURKAIP1/COX24 domain-containing protein, yielding MGSIKKRRKTKINKHKRKKRMKQNRHKKRLRYKS
- the hisG gene encoding ATP phosphoribosyltransferase, producing MPENTLKIAIPKGSLEQPTIELLSKAGYEIYVSSRGLRPASNDSELDVFLIRAQEVGRYISQGFLDCGITGYDWACEYEDDLVDLAELPYSRATVRPTKWVLVVPEDSPIQKPEDLQGKRIATEGVGITERYLKQKGITADVEFSWGATEVKVPDLVDAIVDVTETGSSIKANRLRIVDTLLTSFPHFYASKTATLDPWKKEKMERIALLIKGALAARGKVGLKMNLPTAKLPEVLEKLPSLRRPTVSQLAEEGWVAVETVIDEVIVRDIIPALKLLGAEGIIEYPLNKIVP
- a CDS encoding LamG-like jellyroll fold domain-containing protein, which encodes MRPFIPAFTCLLLLAAANGVSAQIHTDRPAPLALPLPDKAESFDFAVFGDRTGGVPAGIKVLEQAVAETNLISPDLVMTIGDLVQGYNGTEEWLTQMKEYRGTMGKLRMPWFPVAGNHDIYFRGDGKPQGEHEASYEKHFGPLWYWFAHKGSGFLVLFSDEGNLDTPDVRRSFKDPAQQKFSGPQLAWVRKSLEEMKDLKNVFVFMHQPRWDLDRYPGSNWAEVHGMLAAHGGVRACFAGHIHRLRHDGVKDGIQYHTLATTGGNSAGNYPDAGFLHHINLVSVRADGVSVSTIPVGSVMDPSIHTAERTNEISRARAIRPKAVTPFELDAAGKGSAAYPLEIPNPTKHPLEVTVTVRDSKGWTVTPASRTATIPPGGKGTVSFDVASDGAGFGGKYRVPGLTMDTYLLEGEKRTQLPPKVIPLEIRLGQLPDEAFIPAEETTAAHMRDRESGMKVESAGYDLPDGPFTLEARVYPEALLDSCGIVSKTQDSEYGLISRGNEVHFVVHLNGKYVRLKSGPVLKPGVWTDLAAVYDGSEARLYVDGKQVAAAPASGKRTRNKLPLYIGADTTADGLPGRSFQGSIDEVKLSKRALHTATYTPPERRDVDGDTVLLFHIDRMVAGRLPDRSASHAHAFPVGRPMLRVVKH
- a CDS encoding Nif3-like dinuclear metal center hexameric protein, whose product is MAFLDEVVAYLDGELNTTGIPDYPGAMNGLQLQNSGGVPRIIAAVDASLPVITKAAVGGPGLLIVHHGMFWQGAQALTGAFYRKIRTAMDADLAIYASHLPLDFHPRWGNNIRLAQAIDLEEITPFMETKGLAMGLRGTWRGGRDSLVSTVGKAVGGPVHLCPGGPAEISRVGLATGGAGSEIAKAAAEGIDTFITGEGPHWSYPLAEELGVNLLYAGHYATETFGVKALAAMLGERLGTPWSFIDHPTGL
- a CDS encoding DNA-3-methyladenine glycosylase; amino-acid sequence: MKTWITVQLPGADLTPDFFRRPPGVCARELIGCIFRWNGCEGRIVETESYEEFDDPACHTWNRPGARRFIAGHDAGAAYVYLNYGVHWLFNVLTKSQEGNGFVLFRALEPTVGLDKMRQRRGVSDEKGLCSGPGKLTKALEINGNHHGLNFLEGRSTGIRRGGQVEIITGRRIGISRAEERPWRYGMAASNCLSRKF
- a CDS encoding RNA pseudouridine synthase; its protein translation is MSLQVVVDFQVIAESPDWIVVNKPAPLIVHPANRKPEPTLLGGIEILFSYEMENGACPAIVTRLDRDTSGIVLVAMHTAAARELGMVFERREARKEYLALVHGWPEMDEWECRVPILRAGEIGTSTIWVRQIAHEGGKPCSTRFLVERRFERVEGRFSLVRCFPETGRMHQLRVHLAHGGHPIVGDKLYSGDGAEYIEWMRTGWTEDLKSRLHLPRHALHAAVLEVPWAGGKVEWRSDLPPDLANFMAGAEVADTPGVVIWSRHD
- a CDS encoding CHAD domain-containing protein, translating into MNHRNHIDPAADLDDEIRRISGRRIAGSLKWLRRIREQPAEAVHEVRKDLKRLRALVRLLQDTLGKRRHRKLQRDLRNAGRLLSAFRDAEVRLQLVKNLVDQSDPAARRALEEAVERIQSVHQGTVKTEDLEEAADEVMTLLRGARRRLRVWVVPSEGLGKQMEGALFRSFEKARLAMRRTLIHPVAENFHDWRKACKTLRHQLDLVMQPGGEGGEHPRIGTLHELSEHLGNLNDLDVLEESLEPLAEGTLDIAGLSAIRRELEERRTELVRESWAAGEGIFSREAENFIPLRGHCPAFSETWLDSPG